One window from the genome of Salvia splendens isolate huo1 chromosome 9, SspV2, whole genome shotgun sequence encodes:
- the LOC121747865 gene encoding uncharacterized protein LOC121747865 gives MRGDWETANKFFQDKNVLSTTIVSLCSETVLHIAVITGKANDLVKKLVEVMPLEALALKDCTGETALHNAATVGNATAASALVSKNPDLLYIFNDENDLPVIQAARCCHKETLQYMISEHEDKSDHRPPLKNNNSIRIRRDCIVFGSQIPKFNYGKG, from the exons ATGAGAGGGGATTGGGAGACTGCAAATAAATTCTTCCAAGATAAAAACGTCTTGAGCACCACCATCGTCTCTTTATGTTCCGAAACAGTTCTCCACATAGCCGTAATAACAGGAAAAGCAAATGATTTggtgaaaaagttggtggaagtGATGCCATTAGAGGCACTTGCCCTCAAAGATTGCACTGGGGAAACCGCTTTGCACAATGCTGCCACAGTTGGAAATGCAACAGCAGCATCTGCTTTGGTTAGCAAAAATCCAGATTTGCTGTATATTTTCAACGATGAAAACGACTTGCCAGTGATCCAAGCAGCCAGATGTTGCCATAAAGAAACGCTACAGTATATGATATCCGAGCACGAGGACAAATCCGACCATCGTCCGCCTCTTAAAAACAATAATAGCATCCGAATACGTCG AGATTGCATTGTTTTTGGCTCACAAATACCCAAATTTAACTATGGGAAAGGATGA
- the LOC121747254 gene encoding uncharacterized protein LOC121747254 isoform X1, whose amino-acid sequence MASDGRRREGVYVYDMVAGAPRAPAAAKGAVWGSLVRSKTYREKNKVGEQPRRSERRSVSGAEGDVGAAAALLQVKVLASDMPGFMQRHAFRCARTTFDALDKFSSKHMAFTIKKEFDKVYGPAWHCIVGSSFGSFVTHSTGCFIYFSMEKLYILVFKTKVERALLDQV is encoded by the exons ATGGCGAGCGATGGCCGAAGGAGAGAAGGCGTCTACGTGTACGACATGGTCGCGGGAGCTCCACGAGCGCCCGCTGCTGCCAAGGGCGCGGTGTGGGGGTCGCTAGTGAGGTCGAAGACTTATAGAGAGAAAAACAAGGTGGGGGAGCAGCCGAGGAGGTCGGAGAGGAGGTCGGTGTCCGGGGCAGAAGGGGACGTGGGGGCCGCGGCGGCGCTGCTGCAGGTGAAGGTGTTGGCGAGTGACATGCCGGGGTTCATGCAGCGGCATGCCTTCCGATGTGCTAGGACTACTTTTGATGCATTGGACAAGTTTAGCTCCAAACATATGGCTTTTACCATTAAAAAG GAATTCGATAAGGTGTACGGACCTGCGTGGCATTGCATTGTGGGATCGAGTTTTGGGTCATTTGTGACACATTCAACTGGATGTTTTATCTATTTCTCTATGGAGAAGCTATACATTTTGGTATTCAAGACCAAAGTTGAAAGAGCATTACTTGATCAAGTTTAA
- the LOC121747254 gene encoding uncharacterized protein LOC121747254 isoform X2: MASDGRRREGVYVYDMVAGAPRAPAAAKGAVWGSLVRSKTYREKNKVGEQPRRSERRSVSGAEGDVGAAAALLQVKVLASDMPGFMQRHAFRCARTTFDALDKFSSKHMAFTIKKFCPSK, encoded by the exons ATGGCGAGCGATGGCCGAAGGAGAGAAGGCGTCTACGTGTACGACATGGTCGCGGGAGCTCCACGAGCGCCCGCTGCTGCCAAGGGCGCGGTGTGGGGGTCGCTAGTGAGGTCGAAGACTTATAGAGAGAAAAACAAGGTGGGGGAGCAGCCGAGGAGGTCGGAGAGGAGGTCGGTGTCCGGGGCAGAAGGGGACGTGGGGGCCGCGGCGGCGCTGCTGCAGGTGAAGGTGTTGGCGAGTGACATGCCGGGGTTCATGCAGCGGCATGCCTTCCGATGTGCTAGGACTACTTTTGATGCATTGGACAAGTTTAGCTCCAAACATATGGCTTTTACCATTAAAAAG TTTTGTCCTTCAAAATGA
- the LOC121749277 gene encoding ankyrin repeat-containing protein NPR4-like produces MSDRKYLFFNHIDNQGNNLLHKCGKLAPPGRLNLVAGPALQMQRELQWFKEIEKFVRPSRRTWYNYANETPQMLFTKEHEKLKADGERWMKDTANACTIAAALIATVVFAAAFTVPAGIESASGKPLLSDNASFVLFAVSDAISLFTSITSLLMFLSILTSRYAEEDFLYVLPKRLSMGLLSLFVSNIYLVLQRDVAWFVVLVAAFACLPVASFVLLQFPLLADVIYSTYCPGIFGKKTNRLLY; encoded by the exons ATGAGTGACCGCAAGTATTTGTTTTTCAATCACATAGACAATCAGGGCAACAATTTACTTCACAAATGTGGAAAATTAGCCCCTCCTGGCAGACTCAATCTCGTTGCTGGTCCCGCTCTACAGATGCAGCGCGAATTACAGTGGTTTAAG GAGATAGAAAAGTTTGTTCGTCCTTCACGTAGAACATGGTACAACTATGCCAATGAAACTCCTCAGATGTTGTTTACAAAGGAGCACGAAAAGCTGAAAGCAGATGGAGAGAGGTGGATGAAAGACACGGCTAATGCATGCACCATTGCGGCAGCACTAATTGCAACAGTGGTGTTTGCTGCAGCTTTCACTGTTCCTGCTGGGATTGAATCTGCATCTGGAAAACCGCTGCTCTCGGACAACGCTTCATTTGTGTTGTTTGCGGTGTCAGATGCCATTTCCTTATTCACTTCCATAACTTCTCTGCTCATGTTCCTTTCCATCCTAACATCACGTTATGCAGAAGAGGATTTCTTGTATGTTTTACCCAAGAGGTTAAGCATGGGTCTTCTTAGCCTCTTCGTGTCCAATATCTATTTGGTGCTTCAAAGGGacgtggcttggtttgtggtgCTGGTGGCCGCCTTCGCTTGCCTGCCCGTGGCATCATTCGTGCTGCTACAGTTCCCACTTCTTGCAGATGTCATTTATTCAACTTATTGCCCTGGTATTTTCGGTAAGAAGACCAACCGTCTTCTCTACTAA